The sequence below is a genomic window from Chloroflexota bacterium.
GATGACTTTGTTCCACCATCTAACGCCAGAAGGTTCAATTGGCTGATGCTTGACACGGCAGTCACGAATGGTCTATCGTATCATAATAAATGTGAAAGGGGGAGGTCATCAGATGCAAGCGTACTGCGTGAAGTGCAAGGCTAAGAAGGAAATAAAGGATGCCAAAAGCATCACCATGAAGAACGGCAAACCGGCAACCCAGGGCGTCTGCCCGACCTGTGGCACGAAAGTATTCAGAATCGGTAAGGCCTAGGTCAACGCCCATATAGCCGACAGAATTCAGAGGGGCTGGATGTTCCCGGTATCGGAATGTCCAGCCTTTTATTTTGCCTGATCACACATCTCAAGCTATTGTTCAGTATGGACGGTTTAGGTATAACCAGTTGATATCTTCTGTTATAAGCAGCCTAACCCAGAGGCTATTATACCGGCAACTCCAGCTTGAGAAGTGGTACAATCACTGGTTGCAAGTTAATATTTTAGGTCAGCTATTCTGCTTCCTGTATCAACTGTATGGCAAAATCACCAACCTGACGGGTGTCAAAGTGAGCAGAGATACTGCCAAAGGCAGCCGGTGCTTTGCCTTTAACTATAATCGAGGCCCCTTTATCGACCAGCTTGTCCGCTTCCCCGTCTAGGTTATCCACGGCGAAGGCGATATGCTGAACGCCCTCGCCTTTACTGTCCAGAAATTCCTTATACCTTGATGATTCTCCTTCGAGAGGCTGAATAAACTCAATGGGTATCGATCCAACCTCGACGAACTTGGCTCTAATTTTGGGCTTTGATTCTGGAAATATGACCTCGCGCCCGACTGTGGCTATACCCAAGGATTGATAATACTGAACAGCCTTGTCTATATCCCTTACAATTACTGCTATGTGATGTAGTTTCCAGTTTTTCTCCATATTTCTCCCTTTCTCTACAATTATGAAGGCAAGCGGTTTAGTCGTAGTAATATCGCAAAATAACCGTGTAGCACCTAGTCGTCCCCGCGATTGGGCGAGAGAGCTAGTCCATTACTATACCGCCATCGACGTTTATCGTCTGGCCGGTGATGTTCTTGGCGTCTTCTGAGGCCAAAAAAACGGCCGCGCGGCCGATATCTTCTGCAGTCTGTTCTCTACCGAGCGGCACAAGTCTCTTTACATATTCCTGAAAGACTTCCTCGGGCGTCTTCAACTCTTGATAACGGGGGACTTTCTGCCAAAGTGTTGTGGCGCCTGCCTCCCAGGCCGGGGTATATATGAGCCCAGGACAGATACAGTTGACATTGATGTTATCACTGGCTAACTCTTTAGCCAGCGCCCAAGTGAAGGTTATTATTGCTCCTTTCATAGAGCTATAAGGCATTCGATAGGGGTCGCCAGTTTTCGCAGAGATTGAGGAGGCATTTATGATTTTACCAGATTTTTGTGCTTTCATATGTGGTACGACCGCCCTACACATATATACTTGCGACTTAAGATTGACTTCATAGGAACCATCCCAATCATCGTCGGTGAGGTCGAGAATACTAAAACCTCTTTTACTTACGGCCCCGCCACCTACGCCAGCCTCACTGCGGCCGCCACCAACGTTATTGACCAGTATGTCTATCTTGCCGAAGGTATTTAGGGTGCTCTGAACCAGTTGCTGCACATCGTGGAATCGTGTAACATCAGCTTGGACAGGTAGAGCTTTTCGGCCCATTGCCCTGATCTTTTTAGCAACCTCCTCCACCTCAGCCAAACTTCGTGAGCAGAGAGCCAAGTCAGCTCCCTCCTCAGCAAAACAATAGGCAATACCCTCCCCGATTCCTCTGCCGGCTCCGGTTATAATGGCTACTTTGTCCTCGAGTTTCATCTTAGCTCCTTATTTTTACCAAGAATCAAGACAGCACTGGTGCATGGATGACAGGTTAATGAAGAAAAACGAGAAACGGCTTAGATCAGCTTTCTTCCTTCAATTAGCAGAATATAGGGAAAGAATAGGTGCGCTAGCGTGTAGGTAAACCCACCAATGCCCGAAACTCATTTGCTGTAGCTGGCCTTCGGCCCAGGGCCTTAGCTATGCCAACCATCTCAGCAACTACTCTGACATTGCTATCAAGTTTATCATCTTTGTGTGGCCACCTATAAATTGTATCTTCCATGCCAACTCTCACATGCACACCCAGCAACATGGCCGTAGTTGCCAGATATGAAGAAGCGCGCCCTGAACCACATATCATGATAACAGATGCCGGGTCAATCTCCCTTATGCGTCTAATTTGCCACATCAGACTCTCAACCATTGCAAATTCGTTAGGCATGGGGGTACTACCGGTAGTATAGCTTGGAAGATAAATCCAATATAACGGTTTTTCTGGAATTCCTGGGTCTATCAACCATTGTTTGGCCCTGTTTAGGTCACTATCGCCATTAAGCGCAATCTGTGGCTTGACTCCGTATTCCTGCATCATTCGGGTTTCAGCCTGTAACAATTTGCTGTGATTCCAATAATAGGCATTTGCTGGCGAAGTCTCAAACAGTCCCGTTTTTATAAGAGCCTCCTCCTCCTTAAAAGTGGGCAGTACATTACAGCCGCCTATAACTATATTGTCACCATACTTTTCTCTGATAGGATCTATAATGAGACGTAGTTTCTCAATATACTCACTCGTATCACCTTCAGGGTCTCCCTCATCCGTACGGGCATGGAAGTGTACAGCTGAAGCTCCAGCTTCTATGCACTCAATGGCTTCTTTCCTTATCTCATCCGGGGTATATGGGTGATGAGGATTGGTCGCCCTCTTTATTGGATGGCCAACAACTGCAGCTTCTATAATCACGATATCCGGTATGTTCCACTTTGGTTGTTTGGTCATGTCCAGACCAATTTCACGGTCCCATCGCGGTTCAACAGGAAACCTCTTCGGTATCTCAGAGTATTGTGTACTCATATCTCACCTCCCTATCTCGAGTTCTGCTAGATAGCTCGATCACTGTGATGCAACAGTATTACTGGTATTCACGTCTTGTAAAATCAATCCTACAGGAGCAATTATTCACCATGATTTAATGCCCCAATATGGATCTTCAGAAAGATGAGGTGGTAGCTCCTCCAGCTCAATAATAATACCACCGACCTTGTCGGTGTCAAAGAAAGCCATGCCACCGCCACCTTCATTTTTTGAACTGTAGATCACCTTAAACCCTGCTTCAGTCATTATAGACGTTGCTTCGTTGATGTCATCCACAACGAAGGCTAGGTGGTAAATGCCTTCACCTCGGCTCTCCAAAAATTTGCTCGGGGGGGACACTCCTGAAACAGGTTGAATTAGCTCAATCCCTATTGGCCCCAACTTCGTTGCTTTTACTAAATTTTTAACATCAGTGGCAGGCTTACCATAAACTATTCTGTCTAGATGAACTAAATTCGAGGGTCCAAATGGCCCTATACCTAGAGCTTGATAATATTCAACAGCCTCGTCCAGGTTCTTAACTATTACCCCCATGTGGTGGAACCTTGTTAGTAG
It includes:
- a CDS encoding VOC family protein, coding for MEKNWKLHHIAVIVRDIDKAVQYYQSLGIATVGREVIFPESKPKIRAKFVEVGSIPIEFIQPLEGESSRYKEFLDSKGEGVQHIAFAVDNLDGEADKLVDKGASIIVKGKAPAAFGSISAHFDTRQVGDFAIQLIQEAE
- a CDS encoding SDR family oxidoreductase; the encoded protein is MKLEDKVAIITGAGRGIGEGIAYCFAEEGADLALCSRSLAEVEEVAKKIRAMGRKALPVQADVTRFHDVQQLVQSTLNTFGKIDILVNNVGGGRSEAGVGGGAVSKRGFSILDLTDDDWDGSYEVNLKSQVYMCRAVVPHMKAQKSGKIINASSISAKTGDPYRMPYSSMKGAIITFTWALAKELASDNINVNCICPGLIYTPAWEAGATTLWQKVPRYQELKTPEEVFQEYVKRLVPLGREQTAEDIGRAAVFLASEDAKNITGQTINVDGGIVMD
- a CDS encoding 3-keto-5-aminohexanoate cleavage protein, coding for MSTQYSEIPKRFPVEPRWDREIGLDMTKQPKWNIPDIVIIEAAVVGHPIKRATNPHHPYTPDEIRKEAIECIEAGASAVHFHARTDEGDPEGDTSEYIEKLRLIIDPIREKYGDNIVIGGCNVLPTFKEEEALIKTGLFETSPANAYYWNHSKLLQAETRMMQEYGVKPQIALNGDSDLNRAKQWLIDPGIPEKPLYWIYLPSYTTGSTPMPNEFAMVESLMWQIRRIREIDPASVIMICGSGRASSYLATTAMLLGVHVRVGMEDTIYRWPHKDDKLDSNVRVVAEMVGIAKALGRRPATANEFRALVGLPTR
- a CDS encoding VOC family protein → MKKKGIGELLTRFHHMGVIVKNLDEAVEYYQALGIGPFGPSNLVHLDRIVYGKPATDVKNLVKATKLGPIGIELIQPVSGVSPPSKFLESRGEGIYHLAFVVDDINEATSIMTEAGFKVIYSSKNEGGGGMAFFDTDKVGGIIIELEELPPHLSEDPYWGIKSW